The Malus sylvestris chromosome 3, drMalSylv7.2, whole genome shotgun sequence genomic sequence TTCTTCGATGTCCTCGGAGTCTAGTGCTGTGTCAAGACTATCATTCACCATCTCTTCAATTACCCCtgcctacaaataaaaaatataaccaTTTGCTTATAACTTGACCAAAAAAACACCATTTGTTTATTGACCAGAAGACCTTACAAGTTACGAGGTTCAATAAACTATATACAGCTCACAAACATAAAGTGATGATAACATTTAAATCTTCAAGCAGGAAACATCTATATACAGCTCACAAACAAATAGATCTAACATAGGCCATAATGTCAGAAAACTATTCTCCCAAAACCTATTTTATTTGCGGTTACATTTTTCCAAAAACCTTTCATCTGGGACAAAAAGGGGGACTAAGAGTATTCGGATTCTATCTGCACTTGATAGAGAATAATGTTGCTGCAAATGCATATTCTATGAGTATGATAAAACTGTGACTACCAAAGTGAAAGACTGTCACGTTTGTGCTTCTGTGTAAGTGAATGACAAATAACGGAGTACCTTGGTCATCTCCTTGCTAAATTCTTGCATCGTAACAGCCACTTCTGGAGCCTTCATGAGGTTATTGACAAGCTTCATAACCTCAGAACTCTTGGATAAATGCCCCACCGTGCGGGCAATGGCTGCAGAATCAAAGacgaaaaatgaaaatgattaaaccaaccaccaatactcacGTTAATAGGCTAGAGTTCCGAAAGGTGATTATTAATTAAGCATATTAGCAAACgtggaaaaaaaggaaaagagaaaataccCCAAGGATATATTACCAAAAACCATAAACTGAGTTAGTCCTTAAAAAACAAGAAACAGGAGTAAGTGACTAGTAATCATAaccataaaaatgaaaaatcaagtTTCCTAACTCACTAGTTTTACCAATGCAACGTCCTAGTAGaacatttaaattttaggaaaactaatgaaaagggcttgaaaactaacgataaggacaaaataaaagataaagtgaatagtactaggattgattttttagtgaaaaaatgtggtttttcgttaaagtgaacagtatcaggagcttttcgttaaagttcccttaaatttTCCTATTTAAAGGATAGTTCATCTTCAATTTTGTTATATGTTAACTTCACGTTGTTTTTCACCATTGCTAGTGTAAGAATCACCTTCTATAAAGAGGTCTAACTTCCCATTGTCTTGCAAGGTTGTGCTAGTCTAAGAATCATCTTCTCTAAGAAGGGATCAGTTGTCATTTCAATCCACTATAAAGCTGCCTTTACATGTAAAACAACCTAAAGAGATTTCTAGTTTAAGACATGCAATGACATTAGTATTCAACAACACATTATATTCCAGTTTCAAAATCTAAAAGAAACTAGTCTACTTAAACATGTAAACATGCAATAACAGGAATCTGAGGTTATTACGAAATAAGCTGGTGACGGAATTTATACAAGCATATCGAGCCATAACCTTTAGGTATTACAGACTTACCAACACTCTCCCCAAGGTGCATTGATATTGAATTCAGTTGTGCCCTATTTTCATGAAGACAGTTCACTGTCCTTCTAGATCTCACAATTTCTTTAGCAAGTGACTGAAATAATTAACACAAAGTAGATAACTGAATATACAGAAGGGAAGAAGGATGACCGCAGGGAATAAATCAAACAACAGCCGGCAACTAAACTAACAAACTAATCAGAAATATATTCTCTCAATTTCATAAACTATAACACAACACAGAATCCAATCGCAGTGATCATAATCCCTACTTTTAACATTTAATAGGCACAGCCATAAAAGTATCGATAGAAAAACTAAGGTTCCCAAAATACAGCATTTATCAGTTCCAACTCCAAGTACAAAAGATAAATTACCATCATGTTAAAAATTATCTGGGTTAACTTCTTTCCCCTAGAAAAACAGCAATATCACGATGGCTGGACATTTTACTATCccatttctttcgaattaaccGAACCATGTATTCTGCAGAGCCTACTATGATTTGGTGTAAATCAAAGGAAACTTCAGAGACAAGAAAGTCATCAAAATTAACAGAGCTAAAACAAAATGCATAAAATTGGAGAATTTGAAGTGCAAAACATTGGCCAAACCAAAttgaaaatggaaaaaaaaatggtacctTTGCAGAACCCATGTCATTTCTCTTGGAAGCCTCTCTGATTGCTTTCTGCACGCTTTTCTCTTCTCTTTGGATATCTGAAGAAAACCCATTGcaaaacaaccaaaattaaaattaccCATGAACCTAAACTATCATAGAAATTAACccacaatccaatttttttaagaaaaatgaaaaatatggtGAAATTTACCTCGAATTTGTCGTTCGATGTTGCGGCACTCTTGGCGAAGCTTGCGCTGCCAATCTCTCAATTGCTGCTGTGGATTTGGCTTTGGCTTTATTATGTTCATCACCCTCTCCatcttatttttttgtttgtattttttgaGAAGTAGGGGTTTTTTCGATCAAGAAATTAAATTATGCGTTGCTTTGCTTGATTTTGTACCGATGAGGACGATGATCAAACCCAATATTATTAAGATTATAtttgtgaaaaagaaaaaaaggcaaAACTTGTCTGGGGTTTTAGCCTTTGAGGACGAGTTTACAGACAATGATTGAACATGTTTCGTTTAAAGCCCATATGCCTTTGATATTAGTAGGGTCCGTCTGCCCACATGCCTCAgcccaaaatagttttgaaacCCAAGGAAagatttattgtatttttttttggcCCATTTTTAGTTACGACTCTTAGAATTTCATTTGAATCTCATTTGAATCTCATTTTACCTCTTGTAATTTAAAAGGTACCGCTTTAtttcttaaaactcaaaattcgatTCACTTTGACTTGcgaactctctcttctctctaaacTTATAATTTGCCCCCTAAAACATCTGTGGGACCTAACTATCGAATATAGATGGGATAATTCTCTCACTTGTATTGGTGGGTTCTACCTCTATTAGAGTGATGGTACAAATAAATGGTAAATGTAGCATTACTGAACTGCTAAACTACCAAGCATCCATTGTTAGACTAATTTCTATAAGCACTTATTCCATGCACAGAACTAACTCCTCTAGGCATATTGGGTTCATTATTAACTAGTAATTAGTTGTTAAGCTATAGTCATTAGGGTTACTCTAATACAGTTTTCTTGCTTTATGCCTACGTATAACGAAATTTAGGCTTAATTGTAGTATTTGTCCTTAAACTTTATTCCTAGGTTATTTTTCATCTCAAAACTCTcatattaatttctttaatGCTCGAACTTACAATGTGTTGCACCATTGGTTCTTTTCACTAACGTTTTTTTCCCGTTAAATAAAAGTATATTAGAAACTTCAACTTACGAATTCAATAATCAATAGAagaaacggaaaaaaaaaacaaatgaattttgtaaattaatatctaagacttaaaacaaaaggaaatttgAACTATAAAATTACAAAGTGAAAATGGTTGGACTTAGTAACTTGTAAGTATGGAATTTCAAAGTTGGATAATGATCCAACTATGGCTGCACTTAAACAACtagcaaaaaaaatttctattgTTGGTactatatattgggcctcatctTTGGACCTCATTACTGAGCCCATAACCCTTGTAAGAGGAGGAAACCCTTACTCTATAAAAGGGATCCTCCTCACCTTCACTAAGGGGGAAGAAACAGAGTCTCACATCCCTCACAACaatagagggcaataccctctcagccaaacagagagcaaaatggcaagggctACATCCACAGAGAGCTCCCTTGCCAATCTATTGTAATCCATATATTCATCCAGTGAAAtggaatcaacatcagtgtggacgtagccctaacattggggtgaaccacgatacatctttgtgttcttgtgcgtttgtgtgattcacggccggatttacgttggtaCAAGATCCTCCGGATTTTATGTATCAACATCTATGTATTCAATGTtcttatacaaaaaaaaatatggtttttttaggttttttcgttcttctcatctcatttaaaattcatttttaatgacGAGGGATGAAGTTTCTATACCCCTATATTTAGAGCAAAATAGTGAAGGGTTTGCAGGATTTTCTGGGTACTACGTGACTATGAGTGGAGTGCTATGTGTATTGCACTCGTTTCTGTTGTGGATGAATTTATGAAAACTTAAACAtgattatcaataaaaattataaaataatagtcTTTAGAATTTGGAGTAGGTATATTTTACGGTATCCAATGTTTCACATCAACATCATGACAACTTGAATAGAGAACATGACCTATATACACAAGCATGCATTTCGTAAGTATTTAATTTCAAGTAATTTtttttggatagtgctattcatatatttatttttatttttcacatttttttttaatttttgactaTTGGAATGAATGaattaaaaacaaatcaatgataaaaaattaacaaagtatgcaaaaagtaaaaatgggtgtgtagCAATATGTTGTCAATGGTATATCAATATGATGATATAGGGACATTCTGGACAAAGAGGGCTAGTTTTGATTAGTGTTTGCAAGCAGGGTTTTGGTTTACAAGAGAGCTACTAAAGacaatttctctttctttttatacAAACGATATACATACTTCTATTAGACTACTACGAGGTAAATGTGGTTAATCAATTGAGCTACAAGTCTTTGCATTCTATTTGCATAATCCAATCAAATTTTTAGAGCACAGTACTACATCAAACTGTAATTGCATACGTCATCAAACTGTAATCAGAAGAAATGTAACATTTCTTACTCCAAAGGAATTTAGAATGTATTATCCATTTTTGAAGAactcaaaagtaaaaaattaacagaggtgtataaaaagtaaaaatagatgTGTAGCAATATGATGATATAGGGAGAAGGATAGTGTCGATTAGTGTTTGCGAGCAAGGTTTTGATTTACAAGAGGGCTACTAAAGacaatttctctttctttttatacAAAAGATATACATACCTTTACTACAAGGTAAATGTGGTTAATCAATTGGTGGTTTTTA encodes the following:
- the LOC126614957 gene encoding vacuolar protein sorting-associated protein 24 homolog 1-like — encoded protein: MERVMNIIKPKPNPQQQLRDWQRKLRQECRNIERQIRDIQREEKSVQKAIREASKRNDMGSAKSLAKEIVRSRRTVNCLHENRAQLNSISMHLGESVAIARTVGHLSKSSEVMKLVNNLMKAPEVAVTMQEFSKEMTKAGVIEEMVNDSLDTALDSEDIEEEIEEVDKVLTSIAGETAAQLPEAVRKERLKQPATAQAGKEEEAIAEGVDDEEELEEIRARLANVRS